One Roseburia rectibacter DNA window includes the following coding sequences:
- a CDS encoding dihydroorotate dehydrogenase, giving the protein MNMKVDLCGVTLNNPVMTASGTFGAGEEYSEFVDLNRLGAVVTKGVANVPWEGNPTPRVAEVYGGMLNAIGLQNPGIDLFIERDIPFLKKYDTRIVVNVCGHTTSEYIEVVDRLADQPVDLLEINISCPNVKEGGIAFGQNPKMVEDITREIKAHAKQPVIMKLSPNVTDITEMARAAEAGGADGLSLINTLTGMKIDIHRRTFALANRTGGMSGPAVHPVAVRMVYQTAQAVNIPIVGMGGIMNADDAIEMILAGATAVSVGTANFTNPQVTMEIVDGIRDYMERYQVKDIKELVGAVHDR; this is encoded by the coding sequence ATGAACATGAAAGTAGATTTATGTGGAGTGACATTAAATAATCCGGTCATGACTGCGTCCGGAACGTTTGGCGCCGGGGAAGAATATTCGGAGTTTGTGGATTTAAACCGTCTTGGTGCTGTTGTGACAAAGGGTGTTGCCAATGTACCGTGGGAAGGAAACCCGACACCGCGTGTGGCTGAGGTATACGGGGGCATGTTAAATGCGATCGGACTTCAGAATCCGGGTATTGATCTTTTCATTGAGCGCGATATTCCTTTCTTAAAGAAATATGATACCAGAATTGTGGTCAATGTATGTGGACATACAACGTCGGAATACATAGAAGTTGTGGACAGACTTGCAGACCAGCCGGTCGATCTTTTAGAGATCAATATTTCCTGTCCGAATGTAAAAGAGGGCGGAATTGCCTTTGGACAGAATCCAAAGATGGTTGAAGATATCACAAGAGAGATCAAGGCGCATGCAAAACAGCCTGTCATCATGAAACTTTCACCGAATGTAACAGACATCACGGAGATGGCGCGTGCGGCAGAAGCCGGCGGTGCGGACGGTTTATCGTTGATCAACACGCTGACAGGAATGAAGATCGATATCCACAGACGCACGTTTGCACTGGCAAACAGAACGGGCGGCATGTCAGGTCCTGCCGTGCATCCGGTTGCAGTGCGCATGGTATATCAGACCGCACAGGCGGTAAATATCCCGATCGTTGGTATGGGCGGGATCATGAATGCAGATGATGCGATCGAGATGATCCTTGCGGGAGCAACGGCAGTGTCTGTCGGAACAGCAAACTTTACCAATCCACAGGTAACCATGGAGATTGTTGACGGAATCCGCGATTATATGGAGCGTTATCAGGTAAAAGATATCAAAGAACTCGTAGGTGCAGTACACGATAGATAA